The genomic window ATCCATAGATTTTTCTACTGATTCTAATGTTTCCCTCCACAACTCCTTGATCTGATCGTCATAAACTTCATGACCCTCTCCAGCAACTATCTTAGAATCAAAGTATTTTTTATACATTCCTAGAGTTCTGTTGAGAAGGTTTCCAAGGTCATTAGCAAGATCTGCGTTTATTCTGTTTATCATTGAGGTAGTGGAATAATCTCCATCATTTCCAAAGTGAACCTCTCTCATTAGAAAATATCTAAAAGGGTCTCTCCCGTATCTCTCAGTTTCAGCCTGAGGATCTATTACGTTGCCCTTTGACTTTGACATCTTCTCTCCCTCAACAGTCCACCATCCGTGTGCTACGATTTTGTCTGGGAGCTTTTCCTCTGCTGCTATAAGCATACAAGGCCATATTATTGCATGGAACCTTAAAATATCCTTCCCGAGTAAATGTACGACTTCACCGTTACCCCAGAATTTTTCGAACATCTCGGGATTATTTTCATATCCCACTGCTGTGAGGTAATTTGTCAGTGCATCAAACCAAACATATGTAATATGCCCCGGTGCAAATTCAATTGGTATCCCCCACTCAAAGGTATTTCTAGAAATAGAAAGATCTTGAAGCCCCTGTTTTATGAAGGAGATAACCTCATTTTTTCTAGAATGCGGCAGTATGAAATTGGGATTTTTTTCTATATGATCTAGAAGGGCATCTTGATATTTTGACATTTTAAAAAAGTAGGATTCCTCTTTTACAACTCTTAACTCTTTTCCACAGTCGGGACATCCATTTTCACCCACTATCTGATTCTCAGGCACATAAGTTTCACAAGATACACAGTATTTCCCCTCATACTCACCTTTATATATATCGCCTTTTTCATATACTTTTTTCAAAATTTTTGTAACTGCTTTCTTATGTCTCATCTCTGTGGTTCTTATAAAATCATCATTCGAAACATTGAGAAGGCTCCACATCTCCTCAAATCTTGGAGCCATTTTATCTGTCCATTCCTGTGGGGTAAATCCTTTTTCTCTTGCTGTCTCCTCAACTTTTTGACCATGTTCATCTGTTCCTGTCAAGAAAAACACATCATATCCCATTGTCTTCTTATATCTTGCAATGACATCTGCCGCAATTGTTGTGTAGGCACTTCCCACATGAGGGTCCCCGTTTACATAGTATATTGGTGTAGTTACATAAAAATTCTTACTCACAAAATTATCCCCTTTCCTAAATTAGGCTTTGATTTTATATATTTCATTTTATCTGGGCTTGATTTTATATTACTTTTTTCAGGTGCTCGGCAGCCTCTCTGTCTAATCTGTTCAGCTCTTTTTCAAGGATAAAAGCATATTCTTCAAGATTGGCACCTTTAGGTATCTCTATTGGATCCCCCTCTATACATACCATCTTAGAAAAAGGTTTTGGAAACTGAAACTTGTCCCAGGCTTTCTCAAAGGTCCAGCAGCTAGAAAAAGCTCCCCCCACCGGTATCATTTTCTTTCCGGATTTTTGTGCCAGGAAAAGCATTCCTGGTTTCACCTTATATATAGGTCCTTTTGGACCATCTACAGGAGTTCCTGCACTATATCCCTCTTTTACAAGTTTGGCCAGCTTGATAAGACTCCTCACTGCTTCTTTATCTGATGATCCTCTTATTACCTGAAATCCAAATTTTTCAAGAGTAACCGCTATAAGTTCACCGTCATTGGATGGGCTTGCCAGTCCTGCCTTTTTTTCATAGTAATCTAGGCAGACAGAGGTAATTATCAGTTTATTATGCCAGAAACCATAGACATAGTTGCTGTTAAGGTCTATTTTTTCGCTTCTTTTCACCTCTAACTTCAAGGTTTTCAATATGAATTTCAATATAAAATACAGCATATTTCCGTATATTCTATACTTTCTCTTTTTTTTATCCATTTTAGATTTTCTCCTGGTTTTTTAAAAAAGTATACCACATCCATCGTAACTCTTCAATTACTCTTATATATATATACTACAAGTTTAAATAGTGGATATATTTAAACTTTAAAATTCTAAAGCTGTCAAATGGCAGACAAAAATAATTCCTATAGAAAAAAAAGAGGGAATCCCCTCTTTTGAACTTTCTTAGACAAGGCCTGGAATGTTTATTCCGCCAGTTACTTTAGCCATCTCTTTTTCAGCAAGCTCCTCAGCCTGTCTCATCGCTTCTTTTACTGCTGAAACAAGAAGATCTTCTAGCATCTCTTTGTCATTATCCTCTACTGCCTCTTTCAGCACTTCGTCTGAAAGTTTTATCTCAAGGACCTCTTTCTGACCATTTACTTTTACAGTAACTGCCCCTCCACCTACAGAAGTCTCAAGCTCTTTTTCCTTTAACCCCTCTTGTACTACAAGCATCTGCTGCTGCATTGCCTGTGCCTGTCTCATTATATCCATCTGACCATTGTTTCCTTTAGTCTTTAATTTTCTAACCACTTAAACGCCTCCTCTTACTATACTTATGCCTTAAGATTATATCATATGATAACACTCTTGGCAACATACAAGATAGTCTACTGCAACAAAAAAACACCTCTTTTACAAGAGGTGTCTAAGGCTTATTTTATCTTATCTATATGTAAAAGTTTCGAAAGTTCTTTTCTTGGAACAGGTTTTGTCTCAACTGCCGGTTTCCCTACAGGTATAATAGCCGCTATCTGGATATCTCCCTCTATACCGAGTATCTCAGATGCTTTTTTAGAATCATAAGCTCCTACTACTACACTCCCTAAACCTAGTTCGTGAAGTCTTAGCATCATGTTCTGACATGCTAGTCCAAGGTCAAACATTCCCCATGTACCAACATCATTAAATGAAATCTCTTTATAGAAACCGGATTTTTTTCTATTGTAACATGCTACTATTACAAGTGAGGCATCTAGCGAGCAAGCCGATGCCGGATTTTTAGGATAGCAGTTTTCCACAAGCTCTTTGATCTTTCCCTTGTCCCTCAAAGCTAAAAATTCAGAACACTGAGTATTGGCCCAAGAAGGTGCCAATCTGGCAGCCTCTATAGCCTCATTTAGTTCTGCGTCTGTTACATAATAGTCTGTAAATTTTCTTACACTTCTCCTATCTTTTATTGCCTGAATCAATTCCATAAAAGTACCTCCATGTTTTTTATACGTTTTCGTACTATATTATATGTGAATTCTTTTATTTTTACAAGGTTTTTTCTTTAATTTTACTTTTTCAGATTTTCAAAAGCAGTTTTATAAAAAGTTTTTTCTTATTTTGATCAGTGATTTTACAAGGGCTTCTTTTTCACTTTCTTCAAATCCATTATAGACCTTTTCCTGAAGGGCCTTCGATATTTTTAAAAAAGTTTCTTTGAATTCAATCCCTTTTGCAGTAAGTGTCACATTTATCACCCTAGCATCTGTCTCATCCTGCTTTCTTTTTATATAGTCTAATTTTTCCAGTTTTTTCACCATATCTGTGACACTAGACTTACGTCTAGCTATATACTTTGCTATCTCATTCATTGTCATCTGACCTTCATTATCATAGAGAGCAGACAAAATGGTTCCATGACTTGAATTCAGTCCCTTCACACCTAATTTTTTTAGTTCCTCATTTATAAACTGGGCACTTTTCTCCCTTATATTGGCAACTAATCCTATAACTATATCTGTCCTTATCTAAACCACACCCTTTCTTAATTTCTCTATGGTATTTTACTTCGAAGTGGTGCTCCTTGTCAAAAATAACTCAGTATATTTTTGATAGCCTAAAAGGGAAAGGATAACTCTTCAGGTATAAAAAATATGGAGGTGATATTTATTATGAAAACAATTACATTTGCAGGTGGCTGTTTCTGGGGTATAGAGGCATACTTTAAAAGGTTAAAAGGGGTGGTTCATACAACTGTGGGCTATTCCAACGGAACAAAAGAAAGTCCTGACTACAAGGAGGTCTGCTCAGGAAAGACTGGGCATGCAGAGGTATGCAAGGTAAAGTATGACGAATCCATCCTGCCTCTTGATAAAATCTTAGATCATTTTTTCAGAATCATCGATCCCACTGTTTTAAACAGACAGGGAAATGATATAGGTACTCAGTACAGGACTGGGGTCTATTACTCCTCAGAAGACGATCTTCCTGAAATTAGAGAATTTGTAAAATCTATAGCCAAGAAATATAGTTCAGAAATCGTGACAGAAATAGAACCCCTACACAATTTCTTCCCTGCAGAGGACTATCATCAGGAGTACCTTGAAAAAAACCCCTCAGGCTACTGTCACATAAATTTTTCCCTCTTAAAAGATGAGGAAAAACAAGATCCCATATAAATTCAAACCAAAAAAGCACTCTTATAGTGCTTTTTTATTTTTAAAACTTATTGATTTTTATATTCAAACCTAAACAAAATTTATAAGTTTGACTTAATTATTTACCATTGCTATAATAAAATCTGTGTTTAAATCTGTTAATTCATATATATGTATTGCAATTCTTTTATCACTATCACCTTGAACTTTTTAACTTAAAAAGTTCAAGGAAATTACCAACGACTAAGTTAAAGGGGGAGATCATGCCAGAAGACAGATCAAATAAGGTTAGCTGCAATAATTATAGATGCGAAATAGAGCTCACTCTTGAGGTAATAGGAGGTAAATGGAAAGCCTTAATCCTTTGGGAACTTGGAAATCACGGGGTTATAAGATTTAATGAGTTTCAAAGGTATATAACAGAAATAAGTCAGAAGATGCTTACCCAGCAGCTTAGATATTTGGAAAAAAATAAATTAATCACTAGAAAAATTTATCCTGTTGTGCCTCCAATGGTTGAGTATTCTTTAACTGAATTAGGAAAAAAGCTCATCCCTATTTTAAAAGAAATGGATGTCTGGGGAAAAGATTATATATTTGAAAGAGATAAATAGTAAAAAGTCCTCCCCTAAAAGCGGGAGGACTTTTAAATTAAAATGTCACTTTTTCACCGTAATAAACAGCTTTAAATAAGTTTTTCATCTCTTCTACAGATATATCTCTTGGATTTGTTCCTGTACATGGGTCTCCTACAGATGTTCTTGCGATCTCATCTAAGTTAGCCAAGAAGAACTCCTCTTCTACTCCAAATTCTTTTAATGAATGAGGCATATCCATTTGTTCTCTTAATTCTTTAATTAAGTTTACTAATGATTCAACTAATTCAGTTTCGTTATTTCCGGCTAAACCTATTGTTTTAGCGGCATGAGCATATTGTGCTTTTCCGATTTCATCTTTTGCATTGAATTCGACAGCATATGAAAGGTAGATTGCATTGGCTAATCCATGATCAATATTTAAAACTTTTCCTGTCTTATGAGCCATTGAATGAACTATTCCAAGGATTGCATTTGAGAATGCCATTCCTGCTAAGTTTTGTGCGATATGCATATCTTTTCTCGCAGAGTCTTCACCGTTATAAGAGTTGATTAAAGTCTCTGAGATCATCTCGATAGATTTCATAGCTAGTGCATCTGTAAATGGATTTCTTGCCTTTGAAACATATGCTTCTAGTGCATGAGTTAATGCATCCATTCCTGTGTTTGCAACTAATACCTTAGGCATTGTTTGTACTAAGTTTGTATCTACAATAGCTACATCTGGAGTGATGTTGTAGTCTGCGATTGGATATTTGATATTAGTTTCATTGTCTGTGATTACAGCAAATGATGTAACTTCTGTAGCGGTACCACTTGTTGTCGGAACTGCTATAAATTTAGCCTTGTTTCTTAATTCTGGTAAGTTAAATGGTTTTGCAGCTTCTTCAAATGTGAATGTTGGGTGCTCATAGAAGATCCACATAGCTTTGGCCGCATCTATCGGTGATCCTCCACCTATTCCTATTATTGTATCGGGCTTAAATTTATTCATAGCTTCTACACCTTTCATAACAGTAGCTACTGAAGGGTCATTTTCTATTCCTACGAATAGTTCACTTTCTATTCCAGCTTCTTTTAAATATTCAACAGCACTAGGTACTGTTCCATCGTTTATTAATCTCTTTGAACCGATAACGATAAGAGCCTTAGTTCCATTGATATTTTTTAAATGAGATAGCGAGTCCTCTCCGAAATATAAATCTCTTGGTATTGTAAATCTTTGCATTTGTAACCTCCTAATTTTTTAAATTTTTTATGTGCACTCAGTATACAAAAAAAACTAATTAAAAAAAAGAAGGCACTTTTTGGTGAAATACTTACCAAAAGGTGTAAATTGTGATTTTACAAGATTTAAAAAACCATAAAAATAAAAAAAATAATTGAATTAAAATAATTGCGAGTATCTAAAATCAAATTATCATTTAAACAAAGCCTCCAACTTATTTAAAATTTATTTTTATTAAAAAAAGTGTCCTAAACAGGACAGAAGTATCTCTATTAAAATGTTATTATTTTAACATAACATAAGCCAAGAGGTCTTTTGTTACATTCTTTTATAGAGGTGAGTCATTTGAGCAAAAAAATTCAATTAATTAGAAACAGTGTTCAACTTTTTTTTATTGGATTGTTAGTAGCGAGTTTATTTATGAAATTTAAGGCCGTATTTCCACTACTGCTTATTTTTTCATTGGTAGTGGGTAACTTTTTCTGCGGATGGGTATGTCCATACGGAGCCCTTCAGGAATTTTTTGGTGCCATAGGGGACAGGATTTTTACAAAAAAATATAAGATGCCACAAAATATTCAAAAATATTTGATGTTTTCAAGATATATCGTTATGGCCCTCTTAGTTGCAGGTATAGGGGTAAATATCTTTGAAACTTTAAACGGCAATAAAACATTCACATCTACAGTAAGTAATTTTTCAGGTATTATCATCTCAGCATCATTAATTATAATGGCTGGTTTTCTAATAGTTTCAACTGTATTTGAAAGGCCATTCTGCAACTATCTTTGCATAGACGGAACCAAGTTCGGGATTGCAAGCTTGACTAGATTTTTCTCAGTGAAGAGAAATAAAAAAAGTTGTGTAAACTGTAAAAAATGCAACAGAGTATGTCCTATGAATATTGCTGTGTCAGATAAGGATAGCATCAGAAATCCCCAGTGTATTAACTGTTTTGAGTGTATAAGCAGCTGTCCGGTAAAAGATACACTGTCATATGGGAAGATCGGAATATTCCTTAAGAAAATCGGCAACTAAAAAACCTGTTAGTGAAACTTTCAGGTATTTTTTCAAAACTCTATAGAACTACTGAGAATAATTTAAGGAGGGGATAGTAGTGAAAGACAACGGATTTAATAACACTTTCTATTTAGATGTGCCAAAAGTTAGTAAGAGAGCTCCATTTAAAGTAAGTGAAAAAGGAATTTTAAGGCATGACAAAGAATTTTTTTATACCTACACTAAAGATAACCTAGGAAAAGAACTGACTGATAATAACCCATATGTAAAAATAGATGGAGAGTTATTTGATCACTATACTTCTATACACCCAGGGGATGGTAAAGGAGACTCTATAGACATAGATTCAGACTACATCAAAAACATTGCAAAGTATGTTGAAGATGATGGTATGACACCTAAAATCAGAGACGTGTTCATAGAAGATGCACAAAGGGTAATGAAGGGTATTGCTCTATCAAAACAAAATCCAAAATTTAATAAAAAACTAGAAGCAGATATAGAAGCCGGTAAAGTTAAGCCTTTAAAAGACTTAAAGCAGCTTAAAGATAATATCTTAGAGTATGTAAAGAGCCTGGGAATGATTGGAGCCTTTACCTTAGTTGACAGAAGGTATATCAATGAGGGCTTTGACGACTCTTTCCCATATGACACTATGCTTGTATTGGGTATGGAGATGGAGGCGGATCAGATAGAAGAAATACCTTATCCTACAAAAGATACTGGAAAGATATTTGATTGGCATATATATGCCGAAGCTGGAGATGCTGCAAATAAAGTAGCCGATTTTATTAGAAGTAAGGGATATAAGGCTCTTTCAACTCCAGCATTAGGTGATGAAATAAACTTTCCCCCTCATGCAGTAAATGCCGGTCTTGGAATGTATTCCACTCATGGCTTGCTGATTACCAAAGAGTATGGAACAAGATTAAGACTATGCTGTGTAACCATTGATGCTGACATTGAGCTAGACCATGCAACAGAAGACATGAATTTTGAGGAGTTTTGTGCAAGATGCAGAATGTGCTATAAGACCTGTCCTGTGGCCAGCATTCCCAAAGATGAACATGAGTGGTTTGGTCAATTTAAAAGAAGATCAGTTAGAAAAAGCTGTGGCTGGTCTATGGGAACAAACAGATACTGCGGACACTGTCTCAAAGTTTGTCCGGTAAGCAGATTCGGATATGATAAAATTGTAAATCAAAGTTTACCTGAATACAACATGTATAACGTTATGACTGATATTATAGATAAAGATAAAATCAGAGGAGGAGAATAGTAATGAAGAAATTCATTTTATGCGGCAAAATAAATAATCCAGGAACATATAATATAGATGAAAATCGATCATTGATAGATATTTTTACTAAATTGGCAGGAGGCCTCTGGAACAACGGAAGACTGTCAATGGTTCAAATAGGTGGACCTTTCGGTGAAATTGTACTTTTAAAAGATATTGAAAATCCTCTAAGTGACTATACTAAAAACATCGATGCAGATACTATCCTGTTTTTAAATGACCTTACCTGTCCTGTAGATTATGCCAGATTTTGTGTGAGATATCTTATTAAAGAGCTTAGAACTACAAATGAAACTATAGAAGAGATAGAGGAAATCATTGAGAAAATAAGCAACGGAACAAGCAAAAGAATTTTAGAACTAGACATATTAAAAGAACTTTTAGAAGAGAAAACTGTCATTCCTGCTGAAAGAAAAATGAAAAAAACAGTACTGTTTTTATTAAATAACTTTAGAGAAATTTTTGAAGAACATATTACAGAGAAAAAATGCCACCCTGGAGTATGCCATAGATTAGCTTCTGCTCAGTGTGTCAATGCATGTCCTGCTGAGGTAAATATCCCCGGTTATGTAGCATACATGGCTGAAGATGATATGGACACAGCTTATGCAGTAATGAGACAGGCCAATCCCTTATCTTATGTCTGTGGAATGATTTGTGCAAGACCTTGTGAAGAGAGATGTCGTAGAGGAGAGCTCGAGCAATCTATAGGTGTAAGAGCACTTAAATACTTCGCTTCAACTTTGGCTCTTGAAGATAACAAGATCAAAGAAGATAAACTGGAAAGTAACGGGAAGAAGATAGCTATTATCGGAAGCGGACCAGCAGGACTAAGTGCCTCTTATTTCCTTAGTCGTAGCGGTTATAATGTAACTATATACGAAGCTGAAAAAACGGCAGGTGGAGTTCCCGCAATAATGATTCCAGAGTACAGAATAAATAATGAAGCAATAAACAGAGAAATAAAACTTATTGAAAATCTTGGTGTAAAGATTAAAACAGGAGTAAAAGTAGGAGAAGATATAAAACTTGGTGAAATCAGAAAAGCCAATGATGTAACTATTCTTGCAACAGGTTTGATGACAGGTGTAAAAGTGGGCCCTGATAAAGAATATATCGTAAGTGCAGTGGATATTCTAAAAGAGATAAAGCTTCAAGGAAAGAGAAATTTCCCTAAAAAAGTAACAGTTATCGGTGGTGGAGATGTTGCCATGGATGCTGCCAGAAGCATTATGAGATGCGGATCTGATGTGACAGTTGTTTCACTTGAAGAGTGTGATGGTATGCCTGCCTCTCATGAAGAGAAACATGGAGCAGCCGAAGAGGGGATTAATTTTTTAAATGGTTATACCATAAACGAGTATCTTGAAGAAAAAGATTCTTTAAAGAAAATTGAACTCAAGAAATGCATATCCACAATGGATAGTCAGTACAGGTTCAGCCCGAAGTTTGATGAAGAAAAAACTATTAAAATTGATTCTGAGTTAGTGGTAATGGCAATAGGTCAAAGAGCAGACTACAGCTATCTAGATTGTGATATAGAGATCGGTTCTGACAGATGGATATCATTTGATAAAAACACTTACAAAACAACAGCAGAAGACGTCTATGTAGCCGGAGATATGGGGGGATACTCTAAAATTGCCATCAGTGCCATAGCAGAAGCTAAAAAAGTAGCAATTAGTATTGATAAGGCTTTGGGTGGCCAGGGAATTTATGTAGGAGATGAGATTAAAATTCCTGAAAAACAGCTTGATCTGACTACATGGAATATTCCCAAACAGGAAGAAAAAGAAACAAAATCAACATACAGATGTAAAAACTTTGAAAATATAAAAGTAGTTTATACAAGAGAAGAAGCTTTAAGAGAAGCTACAAGATGTATGAGATGCGACAGAAACAGTAAGCAATAAGGCTTAATAAGTATATTTATGAAATGGGGGAATTACTGTGAATAAAATACTAGAAGTAATAAAAAACAGAAGAAGCACAAGGTCATACAAAGAGGAACAAGTCAAAAAAGATGAAATTATGGCCTTATTAGAAGCAGGTGCTTGGGCTCCAAGCGGCCATAATAAGCAACCTTGGCACTTCACTGTGGTTCAGAATAAAGAACTCATTAAAAAGATGAGTGACAGATCGAAATATACAGCAAAAGACGCAGAAAACGAAAAAATGCGTAAAATGGCAAATAATCCTGATTTTAATATTTTTCATAAGGCTCCCACCGTAATAATTGTTTCTCATAAGAATGATGCCATTACTTCGGTAGAGGATATATCAGCAGCCACTGAAAACATCTTACTTCAAGCTGAGTCTATGGGGCTTGGTACCTGCTGGAGTGCATTTATATTTGGGATATTCAGAGGTCCTGAAAAAGAAGAATTTATAAAAGATCTGGAAATTCCAGAAGGTCACACTCCGCATCACGCAATAGCAGTTGGTTATCCCAATGCAAAGGTACTTAATTATCCTGAAAGAAAAAACGATTATTTTAATTTTATAAAATAAAAGCAAATTTTTTGGAGGTATCCCTTGGATAAAAAAAACCAGACATAAGTTACTGTGGTCTGGCTCCTAGAGTGACAGGGATCTCACTCACCTTCCCCACTTCTGCTACTGCTATGGCACATGCAAACAGTGGTAATTTTTTAGGGGTGTCAAAGCTTTTAATGGTAGGATACTATGAAGTTATTCTTTCGTTGGTTATACTTTTTATAGTTTTTGCAGGGGCTTTAATCTTTTTTCTAAAGGAATTTTTGGTTTCTCAAAAGGGTTATATAAGTCAGAGTCCTGACTATTAACTAGAGTTCCATAATGGAGCTCTTTTTATATTTCAGAAAATTTTTTTAATTTTTCCCAATCCACTATGGTGATAACTCTACCATCCCTTTCTACGATTCCCCTGTCAACTAACTTTCCTAAAGCCAAATAAAAGTTGCTTCTACTACACTTTATAAACTCAGAAAATAGTGAAAAATTTTTTATTCTCATCTGACCATTTTCAGAATAGTTAAGGATGACATAAGCAAGAAATTTTTCAATATTTTTATCTAGACGATACACCAGTTCTTCTATCAACGATAAGGAATCCATCTTGGCGTTTTTTAAACACATAAAAAGAAAATCTCTGTCTAAAAGAAGTTTCCTGCTTCTTTCAGGTGAAACTTTAAGGATTTCAGTTTTTTCTATAGCGATATAATATAGATTGTCAATGGCCTTCCCCTCCAAAAGATAGGCATATCCACCTAGAATAGTTTTCTTTTTAGTGAGAGTCTTCAAAGGCACCCTTCTTCCCTTTTCATTTTCATAGACCAGAAGAAGCTTCCCCTTGGTCATGAGTCCAAAGGAGAATCTCAGATCATAGTGATATATAGTTTCAAAGGGTTCAAGCTCTATCTTTTCTTCTATATCAGTATCGGAAAATTTAAATTCATTGTTGACCTTATTTTCTTGCATTTTCCCTCCTTAAATCTGTTTTTTTTAATATTATATTTCCTAATGATTTATTTATCAATGATAAAATGAGGGTGACCCCCTTGGCCACCCTCATTTTTAATATTTTAATTTTAAATAGATTATTGAATTTATCCAAAGGCTTCTGTCACTTTTCCTTGATGAAAAGGAACCAAAAATCAAGCCTTGTCTTGTCCAAGCTAAAATATAATAAATTTTACTAAAAATACAAAACTCGCTACGCTCAAACATTGTATTTTCTTTACGTAAAATTGATCATATTTCTTCACGCTCGTCCTGCGAATAGGCACTTTAAGGACTTTAAAGGATTTAAAAGATTTTAAAAATCATTTGAATCTTTTGATCTGTAAGTGGCATTGATAAAATCAGCGTTAAGAATGACCGCAGTAAAATCCTTAGAAAAAATCGATGTCTGAGCGTAGTGAGTTTCGAGTTTTTCTTGGATTTTCAAGGTTATTTAGCTGATTTTTCATAGCCTTGAACTTTTGGTTACTTTTCTTTCAAGAGAAAAGTAACACTGTGTAAATTCAGTAATTTATTCATCTTTAAACAAAGATGTAGAAAGATACCTCTCCCCAGTATCTGGTAGAAGGACAACTATGTTCTTCCCGGCATTTTCAGGTCTTTTCCCTATCTCAGTGGCTGCAAAAAGTGCCGCTCCAGATGATATCCCTACCAGAAGTCCCTCTAATTTTGCGAGTTTTCTGGAAGTTGCAAAGGCACTTTCATTTTTTACTTTGAATACCTCATCAATTATGGATTTTTTGAACACGGTAGGCACAAATCCAGCCCCTATACCCTGTATCTTATGAGGCCCAGGTTTCCCTCCAGAAAGTACAGGAGAGTCCTCTGGCTCTACAGCTATTATCTTTATCTCAGGATTCTTTTCTTTCAGAGCTTCTCCTACTCCTGTTATCGTTCCCCCTGTTCCTACTCCTGCTATGAAGATATCTACTTTCCCCTCAGTATCTCTCCATATCTCCTCTGCTGTTGTCTTTCTGTGGATATCGGGGTTGGCTGGATTTTCAAACTGCTGCAAGATGACGGCATTGGGAATATCCTCGGCTAACTCCTTGGCCTTATTTATAGAACCCTTCATTCCCTCTGACCCAGGTGTCAAAACAAGCTCAGCTCCTAGAGCTTTAAGCAGTTTACGTCTTTCCACACTCATAGTGTCAGGCATTGTCAGTATCAGTCTATATCCTCTCGCCG from uncultured Ilyobacter sp. includes these protein-coding regions:
- a CDS encoding iron-containing alcohol dehydrogenase; its protein translation is MQRFTIPRDLYFGEDSLSHLKNINGTKALIVIGSKRLINDGTVPSAVEYLKEAGIESELFVGIENDPSVATVMKGVEAMNKFKPDTIIGIGGGSPIDAAKAMWIFYEHPTFTFEEAAKPFNLPELRNKAKFIAVPTTSGTATEVTSFAVITDNETNIKYPIADYNITPDVAIVDTNLVQTMPKVLVANTGMDALTHALEAYVSKARNPFTDALAMKSIEMISETLINSYNGEDSARKDMHIAQNLAGMAFSNAILGIVHSMAHKTGKVLNIDHGLANAIYLSYAVEFNAKDEIGKAQYAHAAKTIGLAGNNETELVESLVNLIKELREQMDMPHSLKEFGVEEEFFLANLDEIARTSVGDPCTGTNPRDISVEEMKNLFKAVYYGEKVTF
- a CDS encoding MarR family transcriptional regulator, producing the protein MKGLNSSHGTILSALYDNEGQMTMNEIAKYIARRKSSVTDMVKKLEKLDYIKRKQDETDARVINVTLTAKGIEFKETFLKISKALQEKVYNGFEESEKEALVKSLIKIRKNFL
- the msrA gene encoding peptide-methionine (S)-S-oxide reductase MsrA, producing the protein MKTITFAGGCFWGIEAYFKRLKGVVHTTVGYSNGTKESPDYKEVCSGKTGHAEVCKVKYDESILPLDKILDHFFRIIDPTVLNRQGNDIGTQYRTGVYYSSEDDLPEIREFVKSIAKKYSSEIVTEIEPLHNFFPAEDYHQEYLEKNPSGYCHINFSLLKDEEKQDPI
- a CDS encoding 4Fe-4S binding protein gives rise to the protein MKFKAVFPLLLIFSLVVGNFFCGWVCPYGALQEFFGAIGDRIFTKKYKMPQNIQKYLMFSRYIVMALLVAGIGVNIFETLNGNKTFTSTVSNFSGIIISASLIIMAGFLIVSTVFERPFCNYLCIDGTKFGIASLTRFFSVKRNKKSCVNCKKCNRVCPMNIAVSDKDSIRNPQCINCFECISSCPVKDTLSYGKIGIFLKKIGN
- a CDS encoding helix-turn-helix domain-containing protein; the protein is MPEDRSNKVSCNNYRCEIELTLEVIGGKWKALILWELGNHGVIRFNEFQRYITEISQKMLTQQLRYLEKNKLITRKIYPVVPPMVEYSLTELGKKLIPILKEMDVWGKDYIFERDK
- a CDS encoding lysophospholipid acyltransferase family protein; translated protein: MDKKKRKYRIYGNMLYFILKFILKTLKLEVKRSEKIDLNSNYVYGFWHNKLIITSVCLDYYEKKAGLASPSNDGELIAVTLEKFGFQVIRGSSDKEAVRSLIKLAKLVKEGYSAGTPVDGPKGPIYKVKPGMLFLAQKSGKKMIPVGGAFSSCWTFEKAWDKFQFPKPFSKMVCIEGDPIEIPKGANLEEYAFILEKELNRLDREAAEHLKKVI
- the metG gene encoding methionine--tRNA ligase; the encoded protein is MSKNFYVTTPIYYVNGDPHVGSAYTTIAADVIARYKKTMGYDVFFLTGTDEHGQKVEETAREKGFTPQEWTDKMAPRFEEMWSLLNVSNDDFIRTTEMRHKKAVTKILKKVYEKGDIYKGEYEGKYCVSCETYVPENQIVGENGCPDCGKELRVVKEESYFFKMSKYQDALLDHIEKNPNFILPHSRKNEVISFIKQGLQDLSISRNTFEWGIPIEFAPGHITYVWFDALTNYLTAVGYENNPEMFEKFWGNGEVVHLLGKDILRFHAIIWPCMLIAAEEKLPDKIVAHGWWTVEGEKMSKSKGNVIDPQAETERYGRDPFRYFLMREVHFGNDGDYSTTSMINRINADLANDLGNLLNRTLGMYKKYFDSKIVAGEGHEVYDDQIKELWRETLESVEKSMDKLEFSKALEAIWKFISRMNKYIDETMPWALAKDENKKTRLAMVMNNLAEALYKVAVLVYPYMPESAQKIWEQLGFSDDIRDAKVSEISPWGIIEEGHTLGEAKPIFPRIEIQKEVPKVKVEEDLKIENPISIDDFNSVEIKVVEILEVSTIEGADKLLKFKVNTGSGIRQIVSGIAKYYKDHQELVGKKVLAVLNLNPVKLKGELSQGMLLTTEEKKRVKLVEIDATVKAGSKVK
- a CDS encoding nitroreductase family protein, which encodes MELIQAIKDRRSVRKFTDYYVTDAELNEAIEAARLAPSWANTQCSEFLALRDKGKIKELVENCYPKNPASACSLDASLVIVACYNRKKSGFYKEISFNDVGTWGMFDLGLACQNMMLRLHELGLGSVVVGAYDSKKASEILGIEGDIQIAAIIPVGKPAVETKPVPRKELSKLLHIDKIK
- a CDS encoding YbaB/EbfC family nucleoid-associated protein; its protein translation is MVRKLKTKGNNGQMDIMRQAQAMQQQMLVVQEGLKEKELETSVGGGAVTVKVNGQKEVLEIKLSDEVLKEAVEDNDKEMLEDLLVSAVKEAMRQAEELAEKEMAKVTGGINIPGLV